From Pyrenophora tritici-repentis strain M4 chromosome 1, whole genome shotgun sequence, the proteins below share one genomic window:
- a CDS encoding DNA replication complex GINS protein sld5, translated as MDIDDLLAEVSVDCTPQETRDLQELTRCWVAERVAPEILPWPEQLMTRVLGRIARQIELVEEQTGNMDPKTNFRLIIIQTELERFKFLVRSLLRARIKKIDTHPLHIQSLHNTSLDTPTPLLSPAEYQYLQSHQALLSSHYNASFLAQFPASLQRIDDTTGGVSMVNRPDEDKAVFAKFM; from the exons ATGGACATTGACGATCTGCTGGCAGAGGTGTCGGTCGACTGCACACCCCAGGAGACACGCGATTTGCAGGAATTGACACGGTGCTGGGTCGCTGAGCGTGTGGCTCCAGAGATTTTACCATGGCCTGAGCAGCTTATGACTCGTGTCCTTGGACGAATTGCACGACAG ATTGAGCTCGTGGAAGAGCAGACGGGAAATATGGACCCTAAAACAAACTTCCGATTGATCATTATACAAACCGAGTTGGAGCGCTTCAAGTTTCTCGTTCGAAGTTTATTGAGGGCTAGGATAAAAAAG ATCGATACACACCCACTCCACATACAATCTCTACACAATACATCGCTCGACACACCTACCCCGCTCCTCTCTCCCGCTGAATATCAATACCTCCAATCGCACCAGGCCCTCCTCTCTTCGCACTATAATGCCTCTTTTCTCGCCCAGTTCCCAGCCTCCCTCCAGCGCATCGATGACACGACGGGCGGAGTTAGCATGGTTAATAGGCCAGACGAAGACAAAGCCGTGTTT GCCAAGTTTATGTAG
- a CDS encoding Dienelactone hydrolase: MMADKDIATRAPESDAQEKAQDSGSVFPGDTPAQAGPSMGEHCTTDRPIASGEKPSGDLTKLGGVECYIAKPADYPHSPSKLLLMLTGGTGVKSTNNQLQADKYAAEGYLVVMPDQFDNDPAPNSVDMTEISQEASWLESVKLRTAEGIKSFMIDMWLARHTPEKVLPLLNKVVESAKEEYADAVANGGGIYGVGYCFGAKYILMLASNLPDTVAWGEEAPKDVEQGTANKEPVLRAGAIAHPTMTTKEDLEAVKSPVYIAAVKDDPMFSEDEALTPGRRSMEANKVEHEIHVFSGVPHGFAVYGDYEDAKIKQSQAQAFGQMLGWIQSH, from the exons ATGATGGCTGACAAGGATATCGCCACACGTGCGCCAGAGAGCGATGCGCAAGAAAAAGCCCAGGACTCAGGGAGCGTCTTTCCTGGCGACACGCCGGCACAAGCAGGACCAAGCATGGGT GAACACTGCACCACTGACCGTCCCATAGCCTCTGGCGAGAAGCCATCCGGTGACCTTACAAAACTTGGCGGCGTGGAATGCTATATCGCGAAACCCGCCGACTACCCTCACTCGCCCTCGAAACTTCTTCTCATGCTCACGGGCGGCACAGGCGTCAAGTCGACCAACAACCAGCTACAGGCTGACAAGTATGCGGCCGAGGGCTATCTCGTCGTTATGCCCGACCAGTTCGACAACGACCCGGCGCCCAACAGCGTCGACATGACGGAAATCTCACAGGAAGCTTCCTGGCTCGAGTCGGTCAAGCTTAGGACGGCAGAGGGCATCAAGTCATTCATGATCGACATGTGGCTCGCTCGTCATACCCCAGAGAAGGTGCTTCCGCTGCTGAATAAGGTGGTTGAAAGTGCAAAGGAAGAGTACGCAGACGCTGTCGCAAATGGTGGGGGCATCTATGGCGTTGGCTACTGCTTTGGTGCCAAATATATCCTCATGCTTGCTTCCAACCTTCCCGACACGGTCGCATGGGGAGAAGAAGCACCCAAAGATGTAGAGCAAGGAACCGCCAACAAGGAGCCTGTCCTAAGGGCTGGAGCTATTGCACATCCGACCATGACAACCAAGGAGGATCTCGAGGCTGTCAAGTCGCCCGTCTACATTGCCGCCGTCAAGGATGACCCCATGTTTTCAGAAGACGAGGCACTAACACCTGGTCGAAGAAGCATGGAGGCGAATAAAGTTGAGCATGAGATTCACGTCTTCTCTGGCGTGCCCCACGGCTTTGCCGTCTATGGAGACTATGAGGACGCCAAAATCAAGCAGTCACAAGCACAAGCTTTCGGCCAGATGCTGGGCTGGATACAGTCCCACTAG